The DNA segment AATCGTTGCCTTGATGCTATTTTGACCACCGTGCGGAACATTATAGCTTGAAGACGCCGTATACGTGCCATCCTTGTAGGACGTAGCAGTCGAGGAATCACCAGAAGACGTTGTGGCTGTAGTATTAGTCGTTTGAGTGTTGCTCGCTGTGCTCGAATTTGTCGTTGAGACTGAGTTTGTCGCTACATACGACGGACGATCACCTCCAGACAATAGCGTCACTGCCCCATAACCGGCCGCCGTAATAAGGGCAACTGAGCCAATAACAACAAAAATCTTGTTTTTTGTATCCATCTGTCGTTAATTACCACCTGGTTGTGTTGTTGGCTGATCTGTCGTCGATGATCGCATCATGCCCCGATACCTACCACCGAAATTGCTATCTATCGCCATTGATTTGAGATCGTGACTCCATCATACCGCCGCGACCGTTCCCATACTGTGACTGACCTTGATGACCAATCAGATATCCGAGCAAAATACCAATGAAAAAGAATAGTGCCGTCATTGCGACCGCAATATACATTGTCTTATTTGAGTTAGATGTCACTTCAGTATGGCAATGTTCTGCACAGACATGCGACGCCGTGACTGGCGAATCTGTTTCTTTGATAACCGTTTTCATATATTCTCCTTTTATTGACCTATGTGTTCAGTATCGAAAGAATGTCTTAAACTAACCTTAAAAATGACGTCTTTGCCTGCTGATGTCATTTGTTAGAGACAAGAACCACGCATAGGCATAGACCAGCCCATACATCTCAACTGACAGAAGTGAGATACTATGCGTAAGATGATAGACCGCCATCAGGAGTCCCGTAGTGAGTACTGCAATGTAGCCGATATAGTGCGTTCGATCAGAAAAAGCGTCTGATATATTTTTCAGAAAGAACATCAGCGAGCAGAGCAACGTAAACTCTCCGTATCCGAAAAAGTCATGAATATGGGGATGTTGGTCATAGGTAAACACAGCAAGCCCGATCCAGCAAAATGCAATAGAAATAAACCAATTACGGATCAACTCAGCGCCCCTGGGCATATCTATGCCATACATATCCTTTCGAACCAATATACCCATCGTCATCAGACAGATCGCTGCAACCACAAGTGAAGCGTTAAATAATGCTGCCGAGAGATGACCATGCTCGCCGAGACGACTTAGGTGAAGCTGGAGCCACAGGGTATCGGGTGCTAGGAGCATACCGAGAACTATACCGGTTGTTCCCACCAAAACGAGTGCCGATGCGGCATGAGAACTTCTGTAGTGATGTTCGGGTACTCTCATAACTTTATTGTAACAAAAAACTAATTGCCTGTTGGGCGTACTCCGTGTATCACGGAGTACGCCCAACTCGACGACCGATCAGGTGAGGCGACCGTTGGAATATCCTCCCCTCAGCGCCTCCGTTGCCAGCCAGTTGCGCAGGTACAGCGCTGCCCGCAGCATAGCAAGTCGTGCACCGAGGTTCGTCACCTCTTTCGAGGTGAGTGGCCCGTAGGAGCGCAGCGTGCTGCTCCCCCATCTGGCGATAACCACGATACCTGCGTCATGGAGCGCATTGACGGCTACCCAGCCATGCTGGACAGGCCAGGTGTGCACCGGATAAACCGGAACCCCAAGCACTGAGCTCGGCAGTCCTTCGTACAGATCGTCGATGTGACCGCTCATCTTTCACCTCCCACCAACGGTTGTCGGGATAGACGGTACAAATATACAGTGTATCTACTGCAAGCTAAAACACAAGCACATGCTTTTTGCATTAAACATGGGCAGAATAGCAACTATTTATTGAGTGCAAAGGTTTTTATGATGACATCAACATCTTGCATCAGGTCAGGGTGAGCCAGTATTTGCTCACCTGTCATCCACTTGTAATCAACATGCTCTCTTGGTTGAAGAACTATTGACGGCCTTTGGTTAACGTGTAGTTCAAAAACTGGGAAAACGACGGTCATATTGGGATACTCGATAGGAAGTTCGCCCAGCCTCCTAAATTGTGATACCTCAGACTTTATGCCCGTTTCCTCAAACAACTCTCGAGCGATCGCCTGGTCATCTGTCTCTCCGGCTTCAACTTTTCCTCCAGGTATTCCCCAGAGTGATGGATCAGTTTCCTTCTTCGTACGGAATAACATCAAAATATCAGCATTATGCCTGACAATACACCCTACAACTCTTAAAACTTTCTTATCGGTCATATACGTATCCTCAATTATGTTGGTTATTGTAGCACATCTATGTTTGTTACCCTTTGGGAGCCTGCTTAACGATCTGATGAAGAATGCCCACTCGCTCTGAGATCGCCACGTCCGGCATAGTGATTGTCCGGATACCAAGTTCTTTATACAGCTGCGCCAACCGCTGGTGTATTTCCATAGCTTGTTCAATTGTCTCAAAGCGTTCGCCGTACGTGCCGACAAACTCGCATAGGATAACCGTGTCATAGGCAGCTATCTTTGCACTTTGTGCGGCACGATCCGCAATACCATCCAAGCCAGCCATCTGAGCATAGACGATGGTATCGGCTACCCCTCGATCAAAGACAGCTATCGAGTCATCAGCAACAGATTGATGCTGACGATGAGCTACCTCTAGGCATGCCCCGCAAAACTGTTCAGGATTTGCGATCAATTCATCGACGCTATAGCCCTTTTCGCCATGGTGTTCAGCCAATACGACGGACGCCGGCTCAGGAAAGGCGACAACTGTCGGATCAAAACGAGCATATGCCTCAAGCAGAGAGGTCTTGCCCGTATGCGGCCCACCGGTGAGGACTATCTTCGTCATAGTTTACCTGTTATATCACTTTTACTAGCTTTTGTATAATATTTGCTTAATAACGCTTGAATTTTGTTGATGTTTGTGATATAATAATTATCATTAGAACATAACCTGCTGCGGAGGCAAAAGTTACGTGACGGAATTAACTCAAAAAGTGATCGATACTTTCCAGACTCGACCAAACGTTGCTGTTTTGATGAGCCTGGGTGGGTCAAATGCCGAGCGTCTCTCGGTGACCCTGACATTCGTAAGTTATATGATATATCTACCGTGGTATCCGATCAACCGAGCTCAAGAGGAGCTGAGGTCGCCGGTGAGCACGGACTTGACTATCTACTACGTCCTGTCGATCGATTTCGCACACCGGACGAGCGAGAAGCCTACTTCGATGCACTCTGCGCTGAATTAGGCGAACGCGGTGTGACGGCGTGTTTTTATGCTGGTTTTATGAAGATTTCAAAAGGTAAATTTGTTCGTGAGCTGCCAGGTATCAACGCACACCCGGCCGATTTAACCGTTACCGATGAAAGTGGTGTTCCGCTTTTTAGGGGGATGGATGCAATAAGCGCGATGCGCGCAGGCACCGACGGCATGATAGGTGCATCAACACACGTCGTCGCTGACAAAGTCGACACTGGTGCAACGTTTATTCGGTCGCTTCCCATTCACGCCCCCGCTAATATGACTGACGAGGCCTGTCATCAGCGCATCAAACAAGCTGAGCACCAGATCTATCCGCTGACACTGCGCATGCTTGGAAAAGGGTTAATTGACATAAGCCGCATGCCATATACATTTGATGAAGCAACGGGAATACTAACTGACGCATCAGGAAAGGTAGTTGACTATGACAAGTAAGGTTGAGGTGATCGGCTCTACACCAACACTCGATATTGCAGACTTTTTCGAGGCGATAGCTCGTGAACCGCGGGCAAACAAACTTGGCGCTGCACTGGGGTTTGCTGGCTGCGCAAGCTGGGATGATGAAGGACGATATATCTGTGGGCCAAGCGTAAGCTTGGTAGGAATCGGCGGTGTACCGATTAGCCCAGAATTACTCGCGTTGTATCAGGATGGTGGCCGAAACATGATGGCGGCTTCGGCCGGAATGTCGTACCTCAATAGTGGCAACAAGCCTCTTGACGCCCTGTATCCATCTGTCATTGCCCGTGGTCATCACTCCATCGCACATACAACCACAGCCAATCTGCTTGTTGCTGGCGTTTCGAGTGGTGTCGAAAATGAATTTAATTCTCAGCGCGACGTCGTGCATCTCAGCCGTGTCACCAATGCTCGCACCGGCATCCAAGATCGGCCACCAATTGTCGTGCCTTCCGCTGATCTGTTACCAATCACGCGCCATATCGTTGAAGCAACAGACGATGCACTTGCTACACTGCCAGCATCGACATCACTTGACGAGAGAGAGGAACGTAATCTGCTCTATCCCTCAGCCAAAGCAACGCTTTTTTTGGCAACAGCGAGTCTGAGAAACTTCCAAAAACTAGTTGCTCAGGCGCATGATGATGGCAAAGAAAAAGAATACCAAACCGCACTCAGTGCAATCAACGACTGCTTATCATCACTATGGCCAGAGTTATTTACCCAGGAGGAACGCTAAAGTGGTGCGACGGCTCGAGATTCACTCTACCTCACCAGATCACGGCGAGCGAGCCGCCGGCATCAAAGATACGCTTCGTCGTCACTTTGGTGTCTACGGTGTCAAGCTAGCGTCGATCTATGATGCACCAGAGGAGGGAGTCTTCCTGTGGGATGGCGAGAGACACACGCCAGCAAGTGATACCGATCTCGCGGATTATATCACCGAAACGCAGCGTCTTGAGGCCCCGGATCAAAGCTGTCGTGAAGATGCAGCCCTCCTCGATCGCTACTTCGATGACCAAGGACGTCTTGATATATATCGAAACCCCCTAGATTGGGTTTCCAGCAATCCTATGATTGCCGCATTGATCGAGAAAGATCCGCGCATCAATAATGTCCTAGCTTTTCTGTGCGAACAGCGTGGATTGTTCCTAAAACCACCTCAGTATCGATTGCAGGGGAACTACTGGAACTCACCGTCAAATGGCGGTCTTCCTATTGTCCGCAAGAAAGACCCCATTCATGAGGGTACATTTATGCTTCACGACCTCTATCACCTGTTGATACAGGATCCGCTGCCGTATGATACCACTCAGGCAACACACGGACGGGCAAACTTCCTCCATCACCGCATGGCTTCAGAGGCGACAACGATGGTGATGGCGGATATGCAGGGAGTGCACGTTGCCGAGCTTCGCGAACAAGGCTATGACACTTCAAAGCGACGGATTTATCCTGTGTTTGAAGCAATTTTAGAACACGCACCATCTGCCACTATTACCGATGTATTGTCAGCGAATATCGACTTCTGTTTGACTGGTTCGACGCGTGCCTACGAGGCACTCGGTGTTCCCCCCGAGGTGCTGGCAACGTTCTGTGAGAAATACGACACGTTCTTTAGTGCTGATTATGATTGGAACGCTCATAATTTCGATGCTGTTGCACAAACTGTCGAACGTGATGCCGCACAGCATGAGTATTTCCAGCTCGCACGTGAACTGTATGGCCTACCCATGATTGATGACCTATACGGTGAAATGGAAGCCAAGGATGTGATATTGGAGCGGTTTGCCGATCAGATCCAGGAAGCTTATAGCTACACTCCTCACAATGATGAGGTGTCACGAATGAAAGAAGTAGCGAAACGATACTTTGGGGGACAACTGGCTCTCTTTTATCAAGATACGTTCCGTCAATATCGTGACTCGCCTCTGTTTGAGATATACCTATCGACTTCACGTCTGTTGCTAGAGGCAGCTAGTCCTGAGGCTATCAGAGAATATACCGAGGCGCTCAACGATATCATTAGCACACTCCTCGATCAGCAGCGAACTGCGGGGGCTATTGACTCACAGCAATACGAACTCTATCGAATGCACGTACCACTGTATCCTGCATACTTTATCAATTATCAGCAAGAGCAGGGCCAGATCATTCCGCTCCGAGAACGCATTTCTGGTATGCAGCTATAGCTCACTATCTTTTAGCGTAGTTAACGACCAAGATATTCGACAATATCGGTTACTGTACGATCAAGTTGTCCAATGCGATTGATAACTACCTGATCAAATTGAGGCATCAAGCTAAGATCGGTTGGCTCAACTGCCAGTCGGGCGGCTATCTCATCCTCAGGTACACCGTGTTGTCTCATCTGTATAGCAATGTCAGACCAGGCAGCCGGTAAGAGTAGTGTTGTGCGGACAAATCCGGCACCTCTCGCACGCAGTTGTTCACGTAATTGAAGGGCTGTATGGGTTGCAACGTTGAATGTTCTGTCGTCACCTTCATCGAGTGCTTGCTCAAGAACTTTTAGAG comes from the Candidatus Saccharimonas aalborgensis genome and includes:
- a CDS encoding NUDIX hydrolase: MTDKKVLRVVGCIVRHNADILMLFRTKKETDPSLWGIPGGKVEAGETDDQAIARELFEETGIKSEVSQFRRLGELPIEYPNMTVVFPVFELHVNQRPSIVLQPREHVDYKWMTGEQILAHPDLMQDVDVIIKTFALNK
- a CDS encoding ATP/GTP-binding protein; the encoded protein is MTKIVLTGGPHTGKTSLLEAYARFDPTVVAFPEPASVVLAEHHGEKGYSVDELIANPEQFCGACLEVAHRQHQSVADDSIAVFDRGVADTIVYAQMAGLDGIADRAAQSAKIAAYDTVILCEFVGTYGERFETIEQAMEIHQRLAQLYKELGIRTITMPDVAISERVGILHQIVKQAPKG
- the purN gene encoding phosphoribosylglycinamide formyltransferase, with product MVSDQPSSRGAEVAGEHGLDYLLRPVDRFRTPDEREAYFDALCAELGERGVTACFYAGFMKISKGKFVRELPGINAHPADLTVTDESGVPLFRGMDAISAMRAGTDGMIGASTHVVADKVDTGATFIRSLPIHAPANMTDEACHQRIKQAEHQIYPLTLRMLGKGLIDISRMPYTFDEATGILTDASGKVVDYDK
- a CDS encoding FAD-dependent thymidylate synthase, encoding MTSKVEVIGSTPTLDIADFFEAIAREPRANKLGAALGFAGCASWDDEGRYICGPSVSLVGIGGVPISPELLALYQDGGRNMMAASAGMSYLNSGNKPLDALYPSVIARGHHSIAHTTTANLLVAGVSSGVENEFNSQRDVVHLSRVTNARTGIQDRPPIVVPSADLLPITRHIVEATDDALATLPASTSLDEREERNLLYPSAKATLFLATASLRNFQKLVAQAHDDGKEKEYQTALSAINDCLSSLWPELFTQEER
- a CDS encoding guanylate kinase, which codes for MGRIVTLSGPRGIGKTTVIEKLRDDHGIMPIVPFATRPPRSGERDGIDYHFVSKSEFGELAASTPMFDVLETPSGIYGTPLKVLEQALDEGDDRTFNVATHTALQLREQLRARGAGFVRTTLLLPAAWSDIAIQMRQHGVPEDEIAARLAVEPTDLSLMPQFDQVVINRIGQLDRTVTDIVEYLGR